The Drosophila suzukii chromosome 2 unlocalized genomic scaffold, CBGP_Dsuzu_IsoJpt1.0 scf_2c, whole genome shotgun sequence genome segment TGATCTGGTTACTTGTGCTCTTGCGTTGGAGAAAACAGCGTTTACATTGAAAGACAGTCTTTCGGACGATATTTCGTGCACCCAGGATCCAGTACTGTTGTCGAAGATTTGTGAACGTGGCGTCCACTCCAGTGTGAAGATTCGTCACATGAGAATGTCGTACCAGGAGCTCGGCGACTGGAGAACTCTTTGGAATTATAACCGGGTGCTTGGCGTTGTAGTAAAGGGTCGACCTCTCGATTCGTCCGCCAACTCGCATTAGTCCGTCCTTATCCAGAAATGGAGAAAACCAGATCAGCTGCGATTTTGCATGAAGCTGGCGTCCGTTTTCTAGCTGCGTATACTCTCTTTGAAAGGCCTTTCGTTGGATGTGACGAAGAAGTTGGTTTCGTGCTGCCTGCAGATCCGTTGAAATTAGGTACTCAGAATAAGGCCTGTGCTGCAAACGAAGACGATGAATAAAGCGATAACAATAGCTAGTTACCCTTATGAGCCGAGTCCAGGATGAGATCTTGTTGATGAGCAACTCGTCCATACTTTCGTCAGGAAAGCTATGTAGAGTTGTTGGCTTGGCTGGACGTTCCTCTGCTCTGGCCTCCAAATGTGTATCAACTCGGAACTTGCTAGTAGACAGAGGCCATTCGTATTGTGGCAAGGCCATCCAGGATGGGCCTTTCCACCAAAGTTCGTGGTCAAGAAGCTTAGATGGGTGAAGTCCCCTGGATGCGCAGTCGGCAGGATTATCCTCGGAGCGGACATGGCTCCAGCAGCTACGTGGGTATTCGCTCAGTATCTCAGCCGTTCTGTTGCAGACGTATGTGTTCCAATTCCGTGGTGGTGCGGACAGCCAATGTAGCACGATCTCCGAATCTGTCCAGCAGATCGTGTTGTTAACAGGAATAGTTAACGACGCTTTAACAATAGTGAGCAGCCGTGTCAGGAGTAGTAGTAGACTGATTTTATTGGAGCCACACGTGTTTTGGCGGCTACGAGATTTATGTGGAACTTCCCTACTCGACTATAAACAACAGCACCGTACGCGTGCATGGATGCGTCTGCGAATCCGTGCAGTTGGATGTGTTGGTAGGGTGCAGCAATATACCGAGGTACTTGGCATTTTGTCAGCGACGAGAAATCCTCTACTAATGCCCTCCAGCGTGCATTCAGGGCTTTACGAATAAGTTCGTCCCAGTGTATTACAGCGGTCCAACTTTCTTGGAAGATGAGCTTGAGAAGCACGGTGGTAGGCGCTGCAATCCCGAGTGGGTCATAGATCTTGGAAAGTTGCGATAATAGTTCTCGTTTCGTGGGGACAATGCTGAGATCGAATTCTGTAGGTTTGACGAACATTACATCACGACCTGGATTCCACTGAATTCCAAGGACCTTGACGGGCGATTCCATGGGTGAACCTTTGGTGAGCTGTATTGGGTCATAACATCGATCCTCTTCAGGTAATGATTGCAGAAGGTTCCAGCAGTTAGAGCTCCATTTCCGCAGTTTGAACTTTGCTTTTCCTAAGAGTCCAATCAGCTCCGTCTTTAGAACCAGAAGATCTTCTACCGAATCGCATCCAGTTGGGATATCGTCCACATAAGCATCTTGTGATAATGCTTTTGATGCGGCCGGGTACTCGAGGCGATGATCGTCAGCTATTTGCTTCAAAACTCGAACGGCCAGAAATGGAGAGGGCGCTAGGCCGTACGTGACTGTTAACAGACGAAAATGAAGCATAGGTTCATTCTCATTTTTGCGCCACACAATACGTTGAAAATTGGTGTGACGCATAGAACATATCGGTGCTGCCGGAAACGTAGGCAAACCCCGAGCAAGTCCCGCTGAATCGGTGGTCCAATATGAAGTCTGTCGTTTAAGGAGATTCCAGAACTGTCTTTTCCAGATCCATCGAAGACCACCCGACATTTGGTCGTCAGGCTATCCTGCTTGATGACAGCGTGATGCGGTAGATAAACGCAAGTGTCAGGGTCGTCCATTACTTGGGCTGATGTCAGTTGTTCCATATGACCGCGTTGCAAGTAGTCATCCAAAAACTCCTCGTATTGTTTTTTGAGTTCCGGATGTCGACGAAACCGTCGCTCCAATGAGACTAGGCGGTTGGTGGCCTGGGGAAGAGTTGATTCGATAGGCGGGGCTCCATCCTTGAAGGGATACTCGACGATATAGACCCCGTCTTCGGAGCGCGTGTGAGTGTTTGCGAAATGACTCTCTGTGGGATCATTGGAGTCCAAGAGAGATTGGTTAGGTTGCACATTGTCCATTTCCATGAACGATCGAACCATCGTGTCGAGATCCGCGTGATGGGTCACGGCCGGAGTGATGTGGTCGTCGCAGGCAGTGTACGAGCCTGCAATAATCCAACCAAAAATTGTATTGAGAGCGATGGGATAGTTCTtaccaaaatattttctttctcCGATATATAGAGACCATAGTTGATCAGATCCAACGATGACATCTATAGATCCAGGAGTCAGAACGTCGGATCTGCTAAGGGAAGTGCTGAGATTTCCTTCCAGGTTGAAGATGATGTGTCAATAGTTTGCGCTGGAAGCGATGGCGTCAGCGAGGACAAAATGAAGGAGTCCATCTCGATGATATGATCCGAATGCCGAGAGCGCAGCTTAAAGTGTGCGCGCCCTCGAGTATGACCGGCGTTGTTTGCGGCCAGACCAAGAATTGAAATTCGTGCATGCGTTCGATGCACGCCAATCCGCTGAACAAATGATTCCGATGCCAAAGTAATGGTGGATCCCGTGTCTAAAAGCATTCTGCATTTTGTTGTATTTCCCCAAGCGTCGTCGACGTCTGCGAGAATGGTTGGCAATAGGGTTTGCGAACCTGCATACGGAATATTTTCCAGGGTATGATGAGTGTAATTGTTCCCCACAGGAGGAACGCTGCCTGATGGTGTCTCTTCGTGAGTGCGAAGTTTATTGTTTGTGCTGAATGATCTATCTCGGGGGGTTGAGGACAGATTGCCAGTGTTTACGCTAGGTGACTCATTAGGCTCTCCAGGTCGAAAAGGCTGCGGTGTGTCGTGGACCAATGTATGATGTTTGCGGCGGCAGACCCGGCATGTGTGTTTCGATGTGCAATTGCCGACCATGTGTGAAGCGCTGAGGCAGTTAAAACAGAGCTTACTGGTTTTCAGGAATTCTCGGCGAGCTGCGATGTCCAACGTTAGAAATTGGTCACACCTGTACAGCTGATGAGTCTGTTGGCAATATAAACACTTGTTGTCGGCGCGTCTCTGGTGGGCGTCAGCATGATGAGGAGCAGCCGATCGTCGAGCTTGAGGCGCGCGACCGAGTTGGCAGGCTTCAAAGGTGTCGCAGTGAGATGTGAGAAAGGTTAGAAATTGCTCGATGGTCACACTGGAATTTTCAGATTCTGCGCGCTGGACCCATGACTGCCGTGTTTCAGGATCTaactttgataataatataaatattaaccAGGGATCTCGTTCATCGCACTGAAGTGGTCTTAACCCACGAATAACTTCATCTGCGCCGTCCACCAATTTACGCACAGTGCTGATGCTACTGGTTGTGGCACTAGGTAGCGTTAGAAAACTGTTCAGAAATGATCGGATAATAAGCGGTTTTTTGTTGTACCGTTTTTCCAACTTGTCCCAGGCTTCACTGTAGTTTTCATTGGTCACTGGAATATGTTTCACTAATGCGAGTGCCTCGCCAGACAAGTAGGATTTCAAATAGTGAAATCTTTGGCAATCAGTGAAATTCGTATTTGATGCAATCGATGCCGTGAACATGTCCGAAAAATGTTTCCAATCCTCATAATTTCCTGAAAAGTCCACATGGCTTCTGCGAGTAGTGTTAAATGATTGATCGGAAACAAGAAGAGTATTGTTAGCGACTTCAGCCTTAAATCTTCAAGCGTATTACTGAGAATAGCGTATGTAGCGTAGTGTTTTTCCTCGTATATATCAACGTCTTCAGCAGGGTCTTCCCAACCCTCTTCAGACTCGTAGGCGTACAAATCCTCCGTAAGTCGCACAAACCGCAAATAGTTGTCCTGTAGCTGGGCCAATCGCGCGACTAATGTCGGGATTGACTGAATATCTTCCACAAATTTCGTGGCATTGTTATGCGCACGAGTGATTTGGCTTTTGCAAAAGCCCCGCTGTTGAATCACACTCCGCATGACGATTGAGGTTAGAGGACGGTTCTATACGATGCAGATATCTATAGAACACCGTTGACAAgtactaattttaattaaaatgtcccGAAAACAAACGCTTTCCTGGCTATCCGCGATCGAAGGACAAGTAATTTTATGTTAACAAATTAGACGCCAGAAGTGTAActgtttaaattgatttttatttgtaattttgttttgtaattttaatttgtaatttttttatttataatttagtACAATCAATTTCGATGCGTTGTGGTTGCGTTGGTAGCAAAAATGTGACTGACTGTAGCTGGGTATATTACTACAAGAATAGGCTGAATTAAGTCGTAAACACGTTACCGTAAGAGATGAATGGAAAAGTACTGACCGAGGCAATGCATTTGGCAAAGCTCTTGCATGTACATACGATTAAGCTGCGCTTCATGCGCGTGTATGTGTAAATAGTTAACACAGGCGAGCGAGAGATAAAGTTTACAAGAATAAATGTATAGGGTGTCTGGTTCCCCaacaatattattaaaagtggtgtaaacctaccaatcgcattccggagttgggattcatatgttaaccccaaattggggtatggaagtcaacacagctggaatgtgaaattgtcggctaaccgcgaaaaaccaagatttgccataattggatttacactaaatggagaacttatcataaataacttatcaaacttgaaatttcacttgaattctgagtcatatccaaatgataatctgaatgttgattttagtaagaattagtatgctcacctatatgaaatgtatacaagattttaatctagttactataatcgtgaatcacaaccatttttgaccccaaatgaatttaaattgaagacccctgttattgtggttgatctttcatatcaaaatgaatcagcaAAAATTTGtgctattgatgtgagaatttcaatagaacaaaagacaccaagtcatgaaaatacccaagcttactgtctcctcatgcaagaccgtttagttgaatataacccactaaacggactagtacaacgagatgtttaacattagaaaaatgttgaaagatactgtttcgattgatgttcaaggtttctttgacaataataataattttattctaaaggaaattggaattgtattcgaaaaagatcaaaacttgaataatagtattttaatagaaccaccatatgattttactttgctaaatacaaaatctcgaaagactgcaatttggttaaccaatacacatcacaaaattttttggaacgatggagaaaatacttttccacaaactcgaaagtatctaaggacaattacaagcggaaaacaaattatttgtaaaggtgtggaaaagaaacgatttctacagaagttttttgggagtcgtcagctcattaatatcgaggaaatgggctgtccgtcattaaacaggtttaaaggaaaccggtttccctattgtgaaacacaccttaagggcggggtttatgctctaaacaatgcatacattattttgacattttttaaaagtagctccaaaacaataaaataattgttatacatcattttaaagttgagactagacgtgtaaagacctacaagaaaataaaattagcaaaatgaaatttcatgaggaaattgaccaatttattgaacaatttaaaggagatatAATTGgccagcattttcaataccttctaaacacaaaaactatgttcatgaatcgaggtggacatggtctcaaaactacgaattatggtgaacactttacattttgtaatccagaaatgacgtcgaaaacgtgcgcctgcttcttctatgcaaatcgccggaatcaaagcagaaaaatgttcgcaataccaaaataaatgaataaatgttttattatgctacaaaataaacttctgactttttatttcgagttaaaattacaggtacggagaatggaaaatatttccttgactgagatatgtcggctacttgcaagttgttgcgcggtcgtgatttcaacccctattatgggaacgtcgttggcgtgaggcccatgatcttgtcaatgagcgtgcgccttctgggttgtgcatgtgtcccttttattgcggtcaggtaattgacaggtgcgcatgttcgggtagctcttgctggAATCCcatttatgacatgtttatgacccatttgtggaaaggagagaatcttagacaatttaccagttaaacgttctggggcggaaacaaaaatgtgtatttgaaaatattccacatctgagaatcattaacttgtaagatttattttattggggttcttttgatttctaaattagttttacaatcaaaggaaac includes the following:
- the LOC139354358 gene encoding uncharacterized protein, which translates into the protein MRSVIQQRGFCKSQITRAHNNATKFVEDIQSIPTLVARLAQLQDNYLRFVRLTEDLYAYESEEGWEDPAEDVDIYEEKHYATYAILSNTLEDLRLKSHVDFSGNYEDWKHFSDMFTASIASNTNFTDCQRFHYLKSYLSGEALALVKHIPVTNENYSEAWDKLEKRYNKKPLIIRSFLNSFLTLPSATTSSISTVRKLVDGADEVIRSYTACDDHITPAVTHHADLDTMVRSFMEMDNVQPNQSLLDSNDPTESHFANTHTRSEDGVYIVEYPFKDGAPPIESTLPQATNRLVSLERRFRRHPELKKQYEEFLDDYLQRGHMEQLTSAQVMDDPDTCVYLPHHAVIKQDSLTTKCRVVFDGSGKDSSGISLNDRLHIGPPIQRDLLGVCLLTYGLAPSPFLAVRVLKQIADDHRLEYPAASKALSQDAYVDDIPTGCDSVEDLLVLKTELIGLLGKAKFKLRKWSSNCWNLLQSLPEEDRCYDPIQLTKGSPMESPVKVLGIQWNPGRDVMFVKPTEFDLSIVPTKRELLSQLSKIYDPLGIAAPTTVLLKLIFQESWTAVIHWDELIRKALNARWRALVEDFSSLTKCQVPRYIAAPYQHIQLHGFADASMHAYDSEIVLHWLSAPPRNWNTYVCNRTAEILSEYPRSCWSHVRSEDNPADCASRGLHPSKLLDHELWWKGPSWMALPQYEWPLSTSKFRVDTHLEARAEERPAKPTTLHSFPDESMDELLINKISSWTRLIRAARNQLLRHIQRKAFQREYTQLENGRQLHAKSQLIWFSPFLDKDGLMRVGGRIERSTLYYNAKHPVIIPKSSPVAELLVRHSHVTNLHTGVDATFTNLRQQYWILGARNIVRKTVFQCKRCFLQRKSTSNQIMGELPVPRVQASRCFQHTGLDYAGPISIKGSTGRTPVIGKA